One stretch of Miscanthus floridulus cultivar M001 chromosome 18, ASM1932011v1, whole genome shotgun sequence DNA includes these proteins:
- the LOC136524837 gene encoding uncharacterized protein, with translation MRRRRWARAATALSCLAIAVVLQLAVVAEGRSAPSLLPPPRRAHGDGHAHAHAHARPRTHSGSVLPPPPTGATTTVHHAVAAAAGASVRFDAAAAGAFVRCKSGGRKVASGAAAGACADAEGDDDKRRIPTGPNPLHNR, from the coding sequence atgaggcggcggcggtgggcacGCGCCGCCACCGCTCTGTCGTGCCTCGCCATCGCCGTCGTGCTGCagctcgccgtcgtcgccgaGGGGAGGTCGGCGCCGTCGTTGCTGCCGCCGCCGAGGCGCGCGCACGGTGACGGCCACgctcacgcccacgcccacgcacgCCCTCGCACTCACAGCGGGAgtgtgctgccgccgccgccgacgggtGCAACGACGACCGTGCACCATGCTGTGGCGGCGGCCGCCGGCGCGTCAGTCCGCTTCGACGCCGCCGCTGCAGGCGCCTTCGTACGGTGTAAGAGCGGCGGGCGGAAAGTAGCGAGCGGCGCTGCTGCTGGTGCGTGCGCCGACGCCGAGGGCGACGATGACAAGCGGCGCATACCGACGGGTCCTAACCCTCTGCACAACAGATAG
- the LOC136521800 gene encoding DNA-directed RNA polymerases II and V subunit 8A-like, giving the protein MAEHLFKDKFKVIRLDPDGKKFDKVTRIEAHSENEMYMQLDVATEVYPMLVGDTFNMVLALTLNLDGSTDTGYYTQAGRKTLADDYQYIMHGKLYKISEDSTKDSNDDSSTKVEIYASFGGLLMMLRGDPSCAASFQLDQRLFLLIKND; this is encoded by the exons ATGGCCGAGCACCTTTTCAAAGATAAATTCAAGGTGATCAGGCTCGATCCTGATGGCAAGAAGTTCGACAAAG TCACTCGAATTGAAGCTCATAGCGAGAACGAAATGTACATGCAGCTGGATGTTGCTACTGAGGTCTATCCAATGCTTGTTGGTGACACATTTAACATGGTTTTAGCTCTCACTCTGAACCTGGATGGATCAACAGACACTGGCTACTACACACAG GCTGGAAGAAAAACGCTTGCTGACGATTATCAATACATCATGCATGGAAAGCTTTACAAGATCTCAGAAGACAGTACCAAAGACAGTAATGACGATTCATCTACTAAAGT GGAGATCTATGCATCTTTTGGTGGCCTCTTGATGATGCTTAGGGGTGATCCTTCCTGTGCAGCTAGCTTTCAGCTGGATCAGAGGCTGTTTCTTCTTATAAAGAACGATTAA